One Verrucomicrobiia bacterium genomic window, AAAGCTCAATGGGATAGCGAAGAGGAAATAGCTCTCATAAAGCCATCCAGAGGCGTTTAGGCCCGGAAGATGCATGCCGAAGCCGATCGGTCTGCCTGCAAAACTGAATGGCAAGATAATAGAGAATCCGAAGCCGGCGCCGAACAGGTTCTGGACGACGTAACAGGCGTAGGACCCGACGGCAATCATCTCGCCATGAGCCATGTTGATGATGCCCATCAGCCCAAAGGTGATCGCCAGCCCAAGCGCTACCACCAGCAGAATCGAGCCGAGGCTCATTCCATGAAAGATGGTGCCAAGAAAGTTGAGCCACCAAATGTGTTCCTGGATTGCGTGGATGGCCTGCCTGGCGGACCGGGCGACATCAGGCGGGCAATTCGGCGCCGATGCCAGGCTCGTGAGAGTATCGAGGGCGCCCATGGCCTGAAGATGCTCCAGTTGCTGAACGGCTTTGAGTTGTACTTTGGGGTCGGTATCAACGAGTTGAAGCAGAGCGATAGCTTCTCGAATGCCCTTCCTGACCTGAGAATTTTTTTCTTTTGGGAGCTTGGCCTCCAGGACCGGGATATACCGGGGCTTGCGCGAATTGCCCAGCTTCAAAATTGCCGAGTGCCGGGCCTCAGGCTCAGGGTCTGACAAGGCCAGGGCATCGAGGGTCTGCTGAATAGCGCTGCGCAGACGCATATCCGTGTCCGCTGTATTCAAATCGTTGTCGCCGAAGCGAAGTTCAGCGCCTTTGGCATCCTTCAGGTAAGTCCCGTCATCAACGCGGATGGCGCGCTTTTTGCCATTGGCATCCTCAGCGTCCTCAAGCAGCACCGGGACTTTGGAACCGTCCGGCGCGACATACAGGTAAACTCCGTCGCGGTTCCAGAGGTTCAAAACATCCGCGGCTACCTTCGAGCCGGACCCGGCCAATTCGCTGAGGAGTTTTTGCTGGTCCTGCCCTTGGCTCAGGATGGCTTGGTCGAGCTTGTGCCGGACGGCAGAGGCCTCCTCGCTGGCGGAGTCACGGGCGAGCGCGCACGAGAAAAGGCCCAGTGACAGCCAAACCAGCCATGTCAGACCACGCTTCATAAATAGATTAAGGGGCGGAGCATCGACGCTCCGCCCCGTTGTCGAAACTCAGGCAGCAGCAGACGGTCACTTATTCAAGGCTGTCAGTTTTTGATCCAATCCATTGAGCAGGAACGGTTCGCCAAAAACCTGGTCATACGATTTCAGAATTTTGAACTGCCCGTTGGCGCGGGTCTCGCCGATATAAACGTTTTTTGTCGCATGGTGGTTCTTCTGGATAGTAATCTTTCCGCCCGGACCGTCAAAACTTATTTCGCCGCTTTCGAGGGTCTTACGGACCTTGTCCACGTCGAAGCTGCCGGCCTTTTCCGCTGCCGCCTTCCAAAGATAAGCGCCGTCGTATGAAAGCACCATCGGGCTGTCCACCGCCCGGTTCTCTTTCACGACGCCCGGGTGGTTTTCTTCCTTTAGCCACGTATTCCAGCGGGCTAGAAAATGCTTGTTCTCGGGCGTTTTGAGGGACATGAAGTAAGTCCAGCAACCCAGCTCGCCCACGAGGTCTTTGGTGGGCAGGGAGCGCAGCTCATCTTCCGCCAGGCTGAATGAAACGACCGGGCAATCCGCCGGGGTGAGCCCCGCAGCAGCCACTTCCTTGAAGAACGGGACGTTCGAGTCACCGTTGATGGTGTTGATCACGCACGCGTCGCCGCTGGCGGCAAACTGCTTAATCTCGGCAACGATTTGCTGATAATCCGTGTGTCCGAAGGGGGTGTATTTGCCGGCCGAAATCACCTTTCCGGAATCATCTTTGCGCAACCCGCCGCCGATGTCCTCGAGCCGGATTCCGTGCAGCAACAAATATTTATAAAGGATCAAATTTGTCGTTTGGGGATAAACGTAGTCCGTCCCGATTAGATAGAATTTCTTCTTGCCCTGCGCCAGCAGGTAATCGATTGCCGGAGTCGCCTGTTGGTTGACGGCTTCCGCCGTGTAGAAAATGTTCTTGGACAGCTCTTCACCTTCGTATTGGACCGGGTAAAAGAGAAGGCCGTTGTCCTTTTCAAAGACCGGAAGAACGGATTTGCGGCTGACTGAGGTCCAGCAACCGAAAACGACGGCAACTTTGTCTTCTTCCAGGAGTTGTTTGGCTTTCTCGGCAAACAACGGCCAGTTGGAAGCGCCATCGACAATGACTGGCTCGATCGTATAGCTCTTATCGCCAATCTTGATGCCGCCCGCCTTGTTGATTTCATCGAATGCGAATAGCAACGAGTCGCGCAACGAGGTTTCGCTAATGGCCATCGTCCCGCTGAGGGAATGGAGTATGCCGACTTTGATGGTTTCGGCGGAGCTGGAGATTGGCGTTTGAGCCAAGGCCAGCGCGCCGATGAGCAGACTAAACAGGTATTTTTTCATGCTTTCTTTTTAAATGTGGTTGGTTCGAATTGTTTTGGATTTAAAACAGGTAAGAGACGCCCGCCCCGTAAACGATGCGGTTTTGTTTGCCGGGAACGAAACCGCCGGCCCAGGAGGTATGGTCAAAACGGATTTCCGGCTGAATCTTGATTGTTGGGACGGGTCTGTAGTTAAGGGTCAGGGCGACGCTCGACAGGTCCTGACCAGTGCCCAGCGGGTTGAGGAATCCCAAAGGACCGCCAACACCCCCAGCGGAGGCATCGACGCCGTCTTTATCGCTCAGAAACTCAGCGCGCAGCGCCAAGCCGACTTTCTTGGTGAAATCGTAAGTTGTCCAAAGGCCCGTGGACCAGACCGGCGCATCCCCGGGGACTGCGTAACTGGCAGGATTGTGGAAGTTAAAGTAGTCCAATTCGGTGCCGAAACCCAACTGCTCGGTCGCCTGCCATCCGGCCAGGAGCGAGCCACCCCAGTCCGATTGCAAATAAGGCGCGCCCTCACGCCCCCCAAACCCGATCAGGTTAAACCAAAGATTCTTCATTGGGGTGAAGTTGAGCGAACCCATGTACGTCTTCGAAGAGCCGTTGGAAAACTCGCCGGCATACAGGCCGTTTTGCACCCGGAATTTTGCGTTGAGCCAATCTGTTAAATTGTAGCCGAGCTGGATACCCGCCGCCGGTGGATTGCCGGTAAAATACCATTGGTAACCTTGCGAGAAGTTGGCATTCACTGCCCCGCCGTCGCCCGATTCATAGTTGAGGAGCGAGATGAGTTCGCCGATTCGCACGTCCAAACCCGTTCCGATAGGGATGTTCAGTTCCACGAAGGCCTCCCGCACCAAGTCAAAGCCGACGGACGAGCTCGAGGAGTTGACGTACGGGGCGTTCTGGCCGGCGATGAGCGAGACACGGTAGCCCGCATCGAATTTATCCCCGTTGTTCTGCACCTGCGGGCTGGCGAGGGTGATCTTCACCGCATTGAGCGTGAACGAATCGTTCCTTCGGTTCCAAAGATAGCCCGGAATTTCATTCCCTGGTGGCTCGCTCGAGTCGTGAAAGAAGGAGGTCGTCACAAACCCGCTTAGAGTGATATCGCTCAAGGCGGAGACCGGCGGGTCAGCGGGTTTGGTCCCGCTGGGCAGCAATCCCTCTTTTTGAGCCAGAGCTTCGAGCGTATCGAGCCGCTTTTTCAAGTCCTGGTTTTCTTTTTCGAGGTTTTCGAGCCGGTTCGTGCTTAAGTTGGATGGGGCGGTCTGCTGGCCGTGCAGCAGGGCGGTGCCGCCCACTGCCAACCCCAGGCACACCCCTGCGGCTTTAATGTGTTTAGTTCCCTTGGTTCCTTGCCTCATAGGTATTCGATAGGATTTGGTCATTTTTGTGTCTCGCAGAGTTCACCCGCCGGTTCACAAACCACGCCCATCCCACTAATGGACTTACGGTTTTAACGAGCGATCTAACGAGCTTTGTCCAACCCTGAGCAGCCGAGATGCCATAGGGGAAAACGCCGCGCCTCCACGCGAAAATTCCTCAAACGAGCCAACCATTTTCCGCAGACTAAAAACGCATCATTCGCCCGGTTTTACCGTATGATCTTCAGCGTGCGCCAAAGCGCAAAAATTCGAGCCGCACGCATGGCGAAGGTCAGGCAGGCACCGACAATGTGGCGCGTTGCCTTGTTGCGTTTTGACCAATCTGAGCAAAAGAATAATTGGGCCGAACTTTGTCCCCCGGCACATCTAAAAGGGAATTCTCACCACTGAATTTGAGGAGACTGTGAAGATGTTTTTCAGCGTTAGGATGCATCCAGGGTGAAATTTTGGCATCCCAATTGCTGTCACAGGTTTGGATGATACTGAGCGCAGAAGCTTTGGAGATTATTGCTTACCTTAAAACCAATCCTGGTAAATTCTTCTCCTTACAAGAGATTTCCCGCAAAGCTGGGGGGCGGCGGCGGTTCGAGGAAACCCCGGGCTGGGCCAGGAA contains:
- the urtB gene encoding urea ABC transporter permease subunit UrtB, which produces MKRGLTWLVWLSLGLFSCALARDSASEEASAVRHKLDQAILSQGQDQQKLLSELAGSGSKVAADVLNLWNRDGVYLYVAPDGSKVPVLLEDAEDANGKKRAIRVDDGTYLKDAKGAELRFGDNDLNTADTDMRLRSAIQQTLDALALSDPEPEARHSAILKLGNSRKPRYIPVLEAKLPKEKNSQVRKGIREAIALLQLVDTDPKVQLKAVQQLEHLQAMGALDTLTSLASAPNCPPDVARSARQAIHAIQEHIWWLNFLGTIFHGMSLGSILLVVALGLAITFGLMGIINMAHGEMIAVGSYACYVVQNLFGAGFGFSIILPFSFAGRPIGFGMHLPGLNASGWLYESYFLFAIPLSFVTAALAGLLIERTVIRFLYRRPLESLLATWGISLVMQQCFRMVFGANNVQVNSPSWLLGHFSIGDLNFGYNRVFVICFAVVIVIGTWLLLTKTPLGLLIRAVMQNRGMAACLGVRTSRINMVTFAFGSGLAGLAGAFLSQIGNVGPSLGQTYIVDSFMTVVLGGIGSIVGTVYSALGIGTADQVLQQTTGSPVTGKIVVLIAIILFLQWKPGGLFSSRSRSLD
- a CDS encoding transporter substrate-binding protein, whose translation is MKKYLFSLLIGALALAQTPISSSAETIKVGILHSLSGTMAISETSLRDSLLFAFDEINKAGGIKIGDKSYTIEPVIVDGASNWPLFAEKAKQLLEEDKVAVVFGCWTSVSRKSVLPVFEKDNGLLFYPVQYEGEELSKNIFYTAEAVNQQATPAIDYLLAQGKKKFYLIGTDYVYPQTTNLILYKYLLLHGIRLEDIGGGLRKDDSGKVISAGKYTPFGHTDYQQIVAEIKQFAASGDACVINTINGDSNVPFFKEVAAAGLTPADCPVVSFSLAEDELRSLPTKDLVGELGCWTYFMSLKTPENKHFLARWNTWLKEENHPGVVKENRAVDSPMVLSYDGAYLWKAAAEKAGSFDVDKVRKTLESGEISFDGPGGKITIQKNHHATKNVYIGETRANGQFKILKSYDQVFGEPFLLNGLDQKLTALNK
- a CDS encoding outer membrane beta-barrel protein; this encodes MRQGTKGTKHIKAAGVCLGLAVGGTALLHGQQTAPSNLSTNRLENLEKENQDLKKRLDTLEALAQKEGLLPSGTKPADPPVSALSDITLSGFVTTSFFHDSSEPPGNEIPGYLWNRRNDSFTLNAVKITLASPQVQNNGDKFDAGYRVSLIAGQNAPYVNSSSSSVGFDLVREAFVELNIPIGTGLDVRIGELISLLNYESGDGGAVNANFSQGYQWYFTGNPPAAGIQLGYNLTDWLNAKFRVQNGLYAGEFSNGSSKTYMGSLNFTPMKNLWFNLIGFGGREGAPYLQSDWGGSLLAGWQATEQLGFGTELDYFNFHNPASYAVPGDAPVWSTGLWTTYDFTKKVGLALRAEFLSDKDGVDASAGGVGGPLGFLNPLGTGQDLSSVALTLNYRPVPTIKIQPEIRFDHTSWAGGFVPGKQNRIVYGAGVSYLF